A single bacterium DNA region contains:
- a CDS encoding LapA family protein, whose product GAPAPVPAPVGRIMRGAIVALVLVFLAATVFALSNTAVVTVWFWQWQIYTGSLALAIVGAGVLGALLTFLPSLARHARLRGRLRDLERRLAAHQPAAPADGVPPASSTPPSDIGQTRRLW is encoded by the coding sequence CGGCGCGCCGGCGCCGGTGCCGGCGCCGGTAGGGCGGATCATGCGGGGCGCGATCGTCGCGCTGGTCCTCGTGTTCCTGGCGGCGACCGTCTTTGCGCTCAGCAACACGGCGGTCGTCACCGTGTGGTTTTGGCAGTGGCAAATCTACACCGGGTCGCTGGCCCTCGCCATCGTCGGGGCGGGCGTGCTCGGCGCGCTGTTGACCTTCCTGCCGTCCCTCGCCCGGCACGCCCGCCTACGCGGCCGGCTGCGCGATCTGGAGCGCCGCCTCGCCGCGCACCAGCCCGCCGCGCCGGCGGACGGCGTGCCTCCCGCATCGAGCACGCCACCGTCCGATATCGGGCAGACCCGGCGGCTCTGGTAG
- the recJ gene encoding single-stranded-DNA-specific exonuclease RecJ, translated as MAVLDRPAWIVAPADAGAAEFARALGVHPLVAGVLRRRGITSVEAARAFLSPSLDDLSDPSAVPGMDDAVGLVAAAVRTGRRIAIHGDYDVDGITATAILVRALRALGAEPRWRLPHRITDGYGLGVPAVEALAAGGAELLIAADCGITAVDAVARARALGLQVVVLDHHSPGAGRPAARIVAPAPAEGEAAPCAAGLAFLFAWALRRELGHAPALPADLAALAAIGTVADVVPLAGDNRRLVAGGLDRLRTDPPLGIRALLDEAAIAGPVDTWHIGWQIAPRLNAPGRLGDPAPSLALLLTDDPSEARALAQTLDAANRERQLILDQVLAEAIAQVDEASPRGAPGPMGIVVAGNGWHPGVVGLVAGRLAEAYRRPAVAIALSDGAGRGSARSVSGFNLVDALAACGGHLLEFGGHAMAAGLSIEGRAIPAFRECFVGRAAGVLAALPPPRVQVDAEVGLGDLTPGLVRELERLAPFGPANPAPVLAVRNVRPVTRRLVGDGAHLGIGVTDGTSFADAIGFSMAGWADILTLTGAAVDLAFTPELEPAFGGERVRLRLRALDVPGLDVEAVLGDTGLVIDRLFRRAGDFLGDTPYDGLEDAAAFHTKVVGVTFDDRQAAVAALRTGDRLRLRREPGNPHDPHAVQVRSADDRQIGYLNARLAGRLAPLMDAGVPYLASVSGLTGGGDRAAGVNVFIERTPEPAAADETLPPATGPGRTWRGGAARDLPARLPVQLNAGRPFRAGLREALELLAERRTVALMTPHGRGRAIAFAAAAALAAADHRGTLVIVPSSPRAVHRAAQLASRLGPLGLRVDVAHGLQALRARDRVSEALGAGTVDVLVATTQMLAEPGWLSAFLPRVGTIVLDGGGEPEWGAVPREVEAPAVLAVGDGGFCRAAARLFGGMAIVDDHAGRAPVTVIDRRAEAGPEGLWPILDETIRGGGKTVAVAAPREAAVRIASLAREQHAPVRVAYLHGGLPPRLREIVTQAFREGRVDVLVATTALDEEALPPDVQHVVLGALAPDLDWSLAACGGALAGRRPVTVILAAGGHDRGRYRRALEEQAPGREALVAIYRALRDWRGGRPFRWPDDAAWAHLAAAVPGLARAAVDAACAIFVEAGLASRESLPPGAPSSAPLVAGQVGQTGGFQIQLSPAAGRRDLAASVRYREGRRARELFEAGAAWMLAVTTAEVQRSL; from the coding sequence ATGGCCGTTCTCGACCGACCGGCGTGGATCGTCGCGCCCGCGGATGCCGGCGCCGCGGAGTTCGCCCGCGCCCTGGGCGTCCATCCGCTGGTCGCCGGGGTGCTGCGGCGGCGGGGCATCACGAGCGTCGAGGCGGCGCGCGCGTTTCTCTCCCCCTCACTCGACGACTTGAGTGATCCGTCGGCCGTTCCCGGCATGGACGACGCGGTCGGGCTGGTCGCCGCCGCCGTCCGGACCGGACGGCGGATCGCCATCCACGGCGACTACGACGTCGACGGGATTACCGCGACCGCGATACTCGTGCGCGCGCTTCGCGCCCTCGGGGCCGAGCCGCGCTGGCGGCTGCCGCACCGGATCACGGACGGGTACGGGCTCGGGGTGCCGGCCGTCGAAGCGCTGGCGGCCGGCGGCGCGGAACTGTTGATCGCCGCCGACTGCGGCATCACGGCGGTGGACGCAGTCGCGCGCGCCCGGGCGCTGGGCCTCCAGGTCGTCGTCCTCGATCACCACTCCCCGGGCGCCGGCCGCCCGGCCGCGCGGATCGTCGCGCCGGCCCCCGCGGAAGGCGAAGCCGCGCCGTGCGCGGCAGGTCTCGCGTTTCTGTTCGCGTGGGCTCTTCGCCGCGAACTCGGACACGCCCCGGCGCTCCCCGCGGACCTCGCGGCCCTCGCGGCGATCGGCACCGTGGCGGACGTCGTCCCGCTCGCCGGCGACAATCGCCGACTCGTCGCCGGCGGTCTCGACCGGCTGCGAACGGACCCCCCGCTCGGGATCAGGGCCCTGCTCGACGAGGCGGCGATCGCCGGCCCCGTCGACACGTGGCACATCGGGTGGCAGATCGCGCCGCGCCTGAACGCCCCGGGCCGGCTCGGCGATCCCGCGCCGTCGCTCGCATTGCTGCTCACGGACGATCCGTCGGAGGCCCGCGCGCTCGCGCAGACGCTGGACGCGGCCAACCGCGAACGGCAGCTGATTCTCGATCAGGTCCTGGCCGAAGCGATCGCCCAAGTCGATGAGGCGTCGCCGCGGGGGGCCCCGGGTCCGATGGGCATCGTCGTCGCCGGCAATGGCTGGCATCCCGGCGTCGTCGGGCTCGTCGCCGGCCGCCTCGCCGAGGCGTACCGGCGTCCCGCGGTCGCGATCGCGCTGTCCGACGGCGCGGGGCGCGGCTCGGCGCGCAGCGTGTCCGGCTTCAACCTGGTGGACGCCCTCGCCGCCTGCGGGGGGCACCTGCTCGAGTTCGGCGGCCATGCGATGGCCGCCGGGCTGTCCATCGAAGGCCGCGCGATCCCGGCGTTCCGGGAGTGCTTCGTCGGCCGCGCGGCCGGCGTGCTGGCCGCGCTGCCGCCGCCGCGCGTGCAGGTAGACGCGGAGGTCGGCCTCGGCGATCTCACGCCCGGGCTCGTGCGCGAGCTCGAGCGCCTGGCCCCGTTTGGACCGGCGAATCCGGCGCCGGTGCTCGCCGTCCGAAACGTGCGGCCGGTGACGCGCCGGCTCGTCGGGGACGGGGCGCATCTCGGCATCGGCGTGACCGACGGGACGTCGTTTGCCGATGCGATCGGCTTCTCGATGGCCGGGTGGGCGGACATCCTGACGCTCACCGGTGCCGCGGTCGATCTGGCGTTCACCCCGGAGCTGGAGCCCGCATTCGGGGGCGAGCGGGTGCGGTTGCGCCTGCGGGCGCTCGATGTGCCCGGTCTCGACGTGGAGGCGGTGCTCGGTGATACGGGACTCGTCATCGACCGGCTGTTCCGCCGCGCCGGGGACTTCCTCGGTGACACGCCCTACGACGGCCTTGAAGACGCCGCGGCGTTTCACACCAAAGTGGTCGGGGTCACGTTCGATGATCGTCAAGCGGCGGTGGCGGCGTTGCGGACGGGCGACCGGCTCCGGCTCCGCCGCGAACCCGGCAACCCGCACGATCCCCACGCGGTGCAGGTGCGAAGCGCCGACGACCGTCAGATCGGGTATCTCAACGCCCGGCTCGCGGGCCGGCTCGCGCCGCTCATGGACGCGGGCGTCCCGTACCTCGCATCGGTCTCGGGATTGACCGGAGGCGGCGACCGCGCGGCCGGGGTCAACGTCTTCATCGAACGGACGCCCGAGCCGGCGGCCGCAGACGAGACCCTGCCCCCGGCGACGGGGCCGGGGCGGACCTGGCGGGGCGGTGCCGCGCGGGACCTACCGGCGCGACTTCCGGTGCAACTCAACGCCGGCCGGCCGTTTCGCGCCGGCCTGCGTGAAGCCCTCGAGTTGCTGGCCGAGCGGCGGACGGTGGCGCTCATGACCCCGCATGGACGCGGGCGCGCCATCGCGTTTGCGGCGGCCGCCGCCCTCGCCGCAGCGGATCACCGGGGTACCCTCGTGATTGTCCCGTCGTCCCCCCGCGCCGTGCATCGCGCGGCGCAGCTGGCCTCGCGGCTCGGCCCGCTCGGCCTCCGCGTCGACGTCGCGCACGGCCTGCAGGCGTTGCGGGCTCGGGACCGCGTGAGTGAGGCCCTGGGCGCGGGCACCGTGGACGTGCTGGTCGCCACGACACAGATGTTGGCGGAGCCGGGATGGCTCTCGGCCTTCCTGCCGCGCGTCGGAACGATCGTCCTCGACGGCGGCGGAGAGCCGGAATGGGGTGCCGTACCCCGGGAGGTCGAGGCACCGGCCGTGCTGGCGGTCGGAGACGGTGGATTCTGCCGCGCCGCGGCGCGCCTGTTCGGAGGCATGGCGATCGTCGACGACCACGCCGGGCGGGCGCCGGTGACCGTCATCGACCGGCGCGCTGAGGCCGGACCCGAGGGCCTCTGGCCCATCCTGGACGAGACGATCCGCGGGGGCGGAAAAACCGTGGCGGTCGCGGCGCCGCGCGAAGCGGCGGTGCGGATCGCCTCCCTCGCCCGGGAGCAACACGCGCCGGTCCGCGTCGCCTACCTGCACGGCGGCCTGCCCCCTCGGCTGCGGGAGATCGTGACCCAGGCGTTCCGCGAAGGACGGGTCGACGTCCTGGTGGCGACCACGGCGCTCGACGAAGAAGCGCTGCCGCCCGACGTGCAGCACGTCGTACTGGGCGCGCTCGCGCCCGATCTCGACTGGTCCTTGGCGGCGTGCGGCGGCGCACTGGCCGGCCGGCGGCCGGTGACGGTCATCCTCGCGGCCGGCGGGCACGACCGCGGGCGGTATCGGCGGGCGCTCGAGGAGCAGGCGCCGGGACGGGAGGCGCTCGTCGCGATCTACCGCGCCCTTCGTGACTGGCGCGGCGGGCGGCCGTTCCGCTGGCCCGATGACGCGGCCTGGGCGCACCTCGCCGCGGCGGTCCCGGGGCTCGCCCGCGCCGCCGTCGATGCGGCATGTGCTATCTTTGTGGAAGCAGGCCTCGCGTCCCGGGAGAGCCTGCCCCCCGGCGCCCCGTCTAGCGCCCCGCTTGTCGCGGGGCAGGTGGGGCAGACGGGCGGGTTTCAGATTCAGCTTTCCCCGGCGGCGGGGCGCCGGGACCTCGCCGCATCGGTTCGCTATCGGGAGGGCCGGCGCGCCCGCGAACTGTTCGAGGCCGGCGCCGCCTGGATGCTGGCGGTCACCACCGCGGAGGTACAGCGCAGTCTATGA
- a CDS encoding bifunctional (p)ppGpp synthetase/guanosine-3',5'-bis(diphosphate) 3'-pyrophosphohydrolase: protein MTGVPVRQDVREGPLPADVADLLRRVRETNPRADRDLLLRAYYFARDAHAGQTRASGEPYVSHSVAVASILVGLRLDAATIAAALLHDVPEDTPHSLDEVREAFGPEIASLVDGVTKLGRIEWKSREERQAENLRKMFLAMASDIRIILIKLADRVHNMRTLEHLPEWKQKRTARETLEIYAPLTERLGIGTIRRELEDLSFGVLEPEAYASISGEIDRTSQAQEALTGRVLDTLYTELNRAGIRVDRASLNARPKHVYSIYQKMQRPKYQGQGVGRIYDRTGVRVVVNDVRECYETLGIVHSLWKPIPGEVDDYIANPKTSGYQSLHTAVICEGQPLEIQIRTPQMHRDAEHGIAAHWRYKEGGGRAEGAFAQKLSWLRQLLEWHQEMHDAREFMHSVKIDLFQNEVFVFTPMGDVIDLPAGATPVDFAFRIHTDVGYRTTGAKVNGRLVPLSHRLQSGDIVEVVTSKTATGPSRDWLAFVETTNARTKIRQWFKRERRDENIVRGRELLEKELRRGGGGVSLARPDPLRAVAARFGLPDDQELLAAVGNGDVSLLQVVQALRGGPAEPPQEELPAERPAAPPPPPAGAARGIRVRGVENVLMRFARCCSPLPGDRVLGYTTQGRGVTIHRADCPNLPFLRAHPERILDVEWEPTSDGTYPVAIEVEATDRVGLLKDILTAVAEHKTNVVSINSRVRKDKIVVTSIVMDIRNVSQLTAVTQRIGQVKDVLSVERVVPH, encoded by the coding sequence ATGACCGGGGTTCCGGTCCGGCAGGACGTCCGAGAAGGTCCGCTTCCGGCCGACGTTGCGGACCTGCTGCGCCGTGTTCGCGAGACGAATCCGCGGGCCGACCGGGATCTCCTCCTGCGCGCCTATTATTTCGCCCGCGACGCGCACGCCGGACAGACGCGCGCGTCCGGCGAGCCGTACGTGAGCCACAGCGTCGCGGTGGCGTCGATTCTGGTCGGCCTGCGCCTCGACGCGGCGACCATCGCCGCGGCGCTGCTCCACGACGTACCGGAGGACACGCCGCACTCCCTCGACGAGGTGCGGGAGGCGTTCGGCCCGGAAATCGCCAGCCTGGTCGACGGCGTCACCAAGCTCGGCCGGATCGAGTGGAAGAGCCGCGAGGAACGCCAGGCGGAAAATCTCCGCAAGATGTTCCTGGCGATGGCGAGCGACATCCGCATCATCCTGATCAAGCTCGCCGACCGCGTGCACAACATGCGCACGCTCGAGCACCTGCCGGAGTGGAAGCAGAAGCGCACGGCGCGGGAGACCCTCGAGATTTACGCGCCGCTCACCGAGCGCCTCGGCATCGGGACGATCCGGCGGGAGCTGGAGGACCTGTCGTTTGGCGTGCTGGAACCCGAGGCGTACGCCTCCATCAGCGGCGAGATCGACCGGACGAGTCAGGCGCAGGAAGCGCTCACCGGGCGCGTCCTCGACACGCTGTACACGGAACTGAACCGCGCCGGCATCCGCGTCGACCGCGCCAGCCTGAACGCCCGTCCGAAGCACGTCTACAGCATCTACCAGAAGATGCAGCGTCCCAAATACCAGGGCCAGGGCGTCGGCCGCATCTACGACCGCACCGGCGTGCGCGTCGTCGTCAACGACGTCCGCGAGTGCTACGAGACCCTCGGGATCGTCCACTCGCTGTGGAAGCCGATTCCCGGCGAAGTCGACGACTACATCGCCAACCCCAAGACGAGCGGCTACCAGTCGCTTCACACCGCGGTCATCTGCGAGGGCCAGCCGCTCGAGATCCAGATCCGGACGCCGCAGATGCACCGCGACGCCGAGCACGGTATCGCGGCGCACTGGCGCTACAAGGAAGGCGGCGGCCGGGCGGAGGGGGCGTTCGCGCAAAAGCTGTCCTGGCTCCGCCAGCTGCTCGAGTGGCACCAGGAAATGCACGACGCGCGGGAGTTCATGCACTCGGTCAAGATCGACCTGTTCCAGAACGAGGTCTTCGTCTTCACCCCGATGGGCGACGTCATCGATCTGCCGGCGGGCGCCACCCCGGTCGATTTCGCGTTCCGCATTCACACCGACGTCGGGTACCGGACGACCGGCGCCAAGGTCAACGGGCGGCTGGTCCCCCTGAGCCACCGGCTGCAGTCGGGCGACATCGTCGAGGTGGTGACGAGCAAGACGGCGACGGGGCCCAGCCGGGACTGGCTCGCGTTCGTCGAGACGACCAATGCGCGCACGAAGATCCGCCAGTGGTTCAAGCGGGAGCGGCGGGACGAGAACATCGTCCGCGGGCGCGAGTTGCTGGAAAAAGAGCTTCGGCGGGGCGGGGGCGGCGTGTCGCTCGCGCGGCCCGATCCGCTCCGGGCCGTCGCCGCCCGGTTCGGCCTGCCCGACGACCAGGAGCTGCTCGCGGCCGTCGGCAACGGGGATGTGTCGCTGCTTCAAGTTGTCCAGGCGCTGCGCGGCGGCCCGGCCGAGCCCCCGCAGGAGGAACTCCCGGCCGAGCGACCGGCCGCGCCGCCGCCGCCGCCCGCGGGCGCCGCGCGCGGCATCCGGGTGCGCGGCGTGGAGAACGTCCTCATGCGGTTCGCCCGCTGCTGCAGTCCGCTGCCGGGCGACCGGGTCCTCGGCTACACGACGCAGGGCCGCGGCGTGACGATCCACCGCGCGGACTGTCCGAACCTGCCGTTCCTGCGCGCGCACCCCGAGCGCATCCTGGACGTGGAATGGGAGCCGACGTCCGACGGCACCTACCCGGTCGCGATCGAGGTCGAGGCCACCGACCGCGTGGGTCTGCTGAAGGACATCCTCACCGCGGTCGCCGAGCACAAGACGAACGTCGTCTCGATCAATTCGCGCGTGCGCAAGGACAAAATCGTGGTGACCAGCATCGTCATGGACATCCGCAACGTCAGCCAGCTGACCGCCGTGACGCAGCGCATCGGCCAGGTGAAAGACGTCCTGAGCGTCGAACGGGTCGTTCCGCACTAA
- a CDS encoding aminotransferase class I/II-fold pyridoxal phosphate-dependent enzyme, whose product MILTAARVGVFTESVIREMTRLAMEHGAVNLAQGFPDFPAPAELLAAGAKALADGHNQYAVTWGAPRLRQAIAEKARWFNGIDADPDRHITVTCGATEAMMATMLATINPGDEVIVFEPFYENYGPDAKLSGAVPKFVPIRLAPGFPIDLDAVRSAITPCTKAIIVNTPHNPSGKVFTRAELEGIAELCRRHDLLAFTDEVYEHIIYDGHPHLSLAALPGMADRTVIVNSVSKSYSVTGWRVGWTIAPPRIADGIRKVHDFLTVGAAAPLQEAAVTALGFPRAYYATLAAMYQRKRDALLEILREAGFQCLVPEGAYYIMCDITPFGFESDEVFTKYLIERIGVAPVPGFSFFHDPAAGRRYVRFAFPKRDETFAEVRGRLAALRPLAEGAAAGPAPR is encoded by the coding sequence ATGATCCTGACCGCCGCCCGTGTCGGGGTGTTCACCGAATCCGTCATCCGCGAGATGACGCGTCTGGCGATGGAGCACGGTGCTGTCAACCTCGCCCAGGGATTTCCCGATTTTCCGGCGCCGGCCGAGCTGCTGGCCGCCGGCGCCAAGGCGCTCGCGGACGGTCACAACCAGTACGCCGTGACGTGGGGCGCGCCGCGGCTCCGGCAGGCCATCGCCGAGAAGGCGCGCTGGTTCAACGGCATCGACGCCGACCCCGACCGCCACATCACGGTGACGTGCGGCGCGACGGAAGCGATGATGGCGACGATGCTCGCGACGATCAACCCGGGCGACGAGGTGATCGTCTTCGAACCGTTCTACGAGAACTACGGGCCGGACGCGAAGCTGTCGGGCGCGGTGCCGAAATTCGTGCCGATCCGCCTGGCGCCGGGATTCCCGATCGATCTGGACGCGGTCCGCTCCGCGATCACGCCCTGCACCAAGGCGATCATCGTGAACACCCCGCACAACCCGAGCGGCAAGGTGTTCACACGCGCGGAGCTCGAGGGCATCGCCGAGCTGTGCCGCCGCCACGACCTGCTGGCCTTCACGGACGAGGTGTACGAGCACATCATCTACGACGGCCATCCGCATCTGAGTCTCGCGGCCCTTCCCGGCATGGCGGACCGGACCGTGATCGTGAACAGCGTCTCGAAGAGTTACAGTGTCACCGGCTGGCGCGTCGGCTGGACCATCGCGCCGCCGCGGATCGCGGATGGGATCCGGAAGGTGCACGACTTTCTCACCGTGGGCGCCGCGGCGCCGCTGCAGGAGGCGGCGGTGACCGCGCTCGGTTTTCCGCGCGCCTACTACGCGACCCTCGCCGCGATGTACCAGCGGAAGCGCGACGCCCTGCTCGAGATCCTCCGGGAGGCCGGGTTCCAGTGCCTGGTGCCGGAGGGCGCGTACTACATCATGTGCGACATCACGCCGTTCGGCTTCGAGAGTGACGAGGTCTTCACGAAATACCTGATCGAGCGGATCGGCGTCGCGCCGGTGCCGGGATTTTCGTTCTTCCACGACCCCGCCGCGGGGCGGCGGTACGTCCGGTTCGCCTTCCCGAAACGCGATGAAACCTTCGCGGAAGTCCGCGGACGGCTGGCTGCGCTCCGCCCGCTGGCCGAGGGAGCGGCGGCGGGCCCCGCGCCCCGGTAA